The Micromonospora sp. WMMD961 genome has a segment encoding these proteins:
- the mycP gene encoding type VII secretion-associated serine protease mycosin, which produces MAGDVTGVRHSGPSAARRAAGRALLGVAAAFAVVAPTAAAVPVATPTNGGQLAGAPMALAPGDAVARTDQVRDEQWQLDELRAETAWRSSTGRGVTVAVVDSGVDGNHPDLVGQVLPGKDLVGPGGGAGPDPVGHGTTVAGLIAGRNDDKRGVVGLAPDARILPVRVLDEQNRYDDALIVAQGVRWAVDNGARVINLSLGGSGDSPALAAALDYAFVRDVVVIACTGNLATSSSTKVWYPAREPGVVAVAGLERGSDNLWSGSITGRATVLTAPASGLVGAKSPDGYWRVQGTSFAAPLVTATAALVRSRYPQMPAGEVVNRLLATARDIGPTGRDDRFGYGVVDPVAALTAEVPAVTVNPLDDQTSPGVTGFGPAPGSADDGPVAGAGSDPLGLTAPHQQTRWTARAAGGQDPSAPEQLWIGVVLVVALLGSAALVIRRFRQRAR; this is translated from the coding sequence ATGGCTGGGGATGTGACTGGGGTTCGGCACAGCGGTCCGTCAGCGGCCCGCCGAGCGGCCGGCCGGGCGCTGCTCGGTGTCGCTGCGGCGTTCGCTGTCGTGGCCCCGACCGCGGCGGCGGTGCCCGTCGCCACGCCCACCAACGGAGGACAGCTCGCCGGCGCGCCGATGGCGCTCGCCCCTGGCGACGCCGTTGCCCGCACCGACCAGGTTCGCGACGAGCAGTGGCAGCTCGACGAGTTGCGGGCCGAGACGGCCTGGCGCAGCTCGACCGGTCGGGGCGTGACCGTCGCGGTGGTCGACTCCGGAGTGGACGGCAACCATCCCGACCTGGTCGGCCAGGTGCTGCCCGGCAAGGATCTGGTTGGCCCCGGGGGCGGGGCGGGCCCGGATCCGGTGGGGCACGGCACGACGGTCGCCGGTTTGATCGCCGGACGCAACGACGACAAGCGGGGCGTCGTCGGCCTGGCACCGGACGCCCGGATCCTGCCGGTCCGGGTGCTCGACGAGCAGAACCGCTACGACGACGCGTTGATCGTCGCCCAGGGGGTCCGCTGGGCCGTCGACAACGGCGCCCGCGTGATCAACCTTTCCCTGGGCGGCAGCGGCGACAGCCCGGCCCTGGCCGCGGCGCTGGACTACGCGTTCGTCCGGGACGTGGTCGTGATCGCCTGCACCGGCAACCTGGCGACCTCCAGCAGCACCAAGGTCTGGTACCCGGCCCGCGAGCCGGGGGTGGTCGCTGTCGCCGGCCTCGAACGCGGCAGCGACAACCTGTGGTCCGGGTCGATCACCGGGCGGGCGACGGTGCTCACCGCTCCCGCCAGCGGGCTGGTCGGCGCGAAGTCCCCCGACGGGTACTGGCGGGTGCAGGGCACGAGCTTCGCCGCACCACTGGTGACGGCCACCGCCGCTCTGGTCCGGTCCCGCTATCCGCAGATGCCCGCAGGTGAGGTGGTCAACCGGTTGCTGGCCACCGCGCGGGACATCGGCCCGACCGGGCGGGACGACCGCTTCGGGTACGGGGTGGTCGACCCGGTGGCCGCGCTGACCGCCGAGGTGCCTGCGGTGACCGTCAACCCGTTGGACGACCAGACGTCGCCCGGTGTGACTGGTTTCGGCCCGGCTCCCGGCTCGGCTGACGACGGCCCGGTGGCCGGTGCCGGCAGCGACCCGCTCGGCCTCACCGCGCCCCACCAGCAGACCCGCTGGACGGCCCGGGCTGCCGGCGGCCAGGACCCGTCCGCGCCGGAGCAACTGTGGATCGGGGTCGTGCTCGTCGTCGCCCTCCTCGGCAGTGCCGCCCTGGTGATCCGCCGGTTCCGTCAGCGGGCCCGCTGA
- a CDS encoding phosphatase PAP2 family protein, translated as MSTQRPPTLTSADRSSWRYRRLDPDHSLGLRLTLASVAAFLVLVPFALLTLLVLGAWAPLHRLDTTVTDALHGYAQDHRGWVVLMRIWTEVFAPMPLRAVALLLVVWLVRRGARRLALWAATTMVVGGLVGPLLKLLVGRDRPELLEPVARAAGYSFPSGHALNATLAAGVLLLVFLPYAGQGVARVVLWVAGVLLTVLTGLSRVALGVHFTSDVLGGWLLGVAVVAATTAAFTSWRAHIGLRPVRPTRDGVAPEVDRQPGAA; from the coding sequence ATGAGTACGCAGCGACCGCCCACCCTCACCTCAGCCGACCGGTCGTCCTGGCGGTACCGGCGGCTCGACCCGGACCACTCGCTGGGGCTGCGACTGACCCTGGCCTCGGTGGCGGCGTTCCTGGTGCTGGTGCCCTTCGCGCTGCTCACACTGCTGGTGCTCGGTGCATGGGCGCCGCTGCACCGGCTGGACACGACGGTCACCGACGCCCTGCACGGCTACGCGCAGGACCACCGGGGCTGGGTCGTGCTGATGCGGATCTGGACCGAGGTGTTCGCGCCGATGCCGCTGCGCGCGGTCGCCCTGCTCCTGGTGGTCTGGCTGGTGCGCCGGGGAGCCCGCCGGCTGGCCCTCTGGGCGGCCACCACCATGGTGGTCGGTGGTCTGGTCGGTCCGCTGCTCAAACTGCTCGTCGGCCGCGACCGGCCGGAGTTACTGGAACCGGTGGCCCGGGCTGCCGGCTACTCCTTCCCCTCGGGGCACGCGCTGAACGCCACGCTGGCGGCCGGGGTGCTGCTGCTGGTGTTCCTGCCGTACGCGGGACAGGGCGTGGCGCGTGTCGTGCTCTGGGTCGCCGGCGTACTGCTCACCGTGCTCACCGGGCTGAGCAGGGTGGCGCTCGGCGTGCACTTCACCAGCGACGTCCTGGGTGGTTGGCTGCTCGGGGTGGCGGTGGTCGCGGCGACCACCGCCGCGTTCACCAGTTGGCGGGCGCACATCGGTCTCCGGCCGGTCCGGCCCACCCGCGACGGCGTCGCCCCCGAGGTCGATCGGCAACCCGGAGCGGCCTGA
- a CDS encoding phosphatase PAP2 family protein produces MSDTLVQIVRRVLLPVALLFGLMVLLGMLVTRVLARTWPFTVEDAVNRELAADRTGGWNDVSLVFSTLASTQMIVVVTVLVALALRLWLKRWREPLFLCAAVTAQALVFLLTTLVIDRRRPAVEHMDVSPPTSSFPSGHTSAAVALYVGIAVLMALRARGTGAKVAWWSLLLVVPLGVALTRMYRGMHHPSDVVASFLNGGACVAIMARAVLDRGLRWGRAKLPTALRPAVPAGN; encoded by the coding sequence ATGTCCGACACCCTGGTCCAGATCGTCCGGCGGGTTCTGCTGCCGGTCGCCCTCCTGTTCGGTCTCATGGTGCTGCTCGGGATGCTGGTCACCCGGGTGCTCGCCCGGACCTGGCCGTTCACCGTGGAGGACGCGGTGAACCGGGAGTTGGCCGCCGACCGCACCGGCGGCTGGAACGACGTCTCGCTGGTGTTCAGCACGCTGGCCAGCACCCAGATGATCGTCGTGGTCACCGTGCTGGTGGCGTTGGCGCTACGGCTATGGCTGAAGCGCTGGCGGGAGCCGCTGTTCCTGTGCGCGGCGGTGACCGCCCAGGCCCTGGTGTTCCTGCTGACCACGCTGGTGATCGACCGTCGGCGGCCGGCGGTGGAGCACATGGACGTCTCGCCGCCGACGTCGAGCTTCCCGTCCGGGCACACCTCGGCGGCGGTGGCGCTCTACGTCGGTATCGCCGTGTTGATGGCGCTGCGGGCGCGTGGCACCGGGGCGAAGGTCGCCTGGTGGTCGCTGCTGCTGGTGGTGCCGCTGGGGGTGGCGCTGACCCGGATGTACCGGGGGATGCACCATCCGAGCGACGTGGTGGCGTCCTTCCTCAACGGCGGCGCGTGCGTGGCGATCATGGCTCGTGCGGTGCTGGACCGAGGGCTGCGGTGGGGGCGGGCGAAGCTACCGACCGCGCTTCGGCCGGCGGTGCCGGCCGGGAACTGA
- a CDS encoding MarP family serine protease produces MSVVDLVLLLLMLVFAISGYRQGFVIGITSLSGFFLGLLLGLQLGPLFARQFVDAGTRVLISLVAIFGLAVVGQALAGWLGSHLRKTITSDVGKRVDDVGGALVSLFAVLLLAWLVAVPLGSSSVPWLAASVRNSALISVVNRVVPEQAHRLSTALEDTVDTDGFPDVFGDLAPTRARQVDPPDPALAGSQVVVNGQRSVVKVLGSAPGCSRRIEGSGFVYADDRVMTNAHVVAGTRSVAVELGGERYDGKVVVYDPDRDLAVLLVPGLPGPSLRFAAGNAGSGSDAIVLGFPLDGPYNAQSARIRDVDKIKGPDIYSSGDVTREIYTIRALVRSGNSGGPLLSANGLVLGVIFAAAADDPNTGFAVTAAEARPVALAGAERNRQVATGECT; encoded by the coding sequence GTGTCCGTCGTGGATCTCGTCCTGCTGCTGCTCATGCTCGTGTTCGCGATCAGCGGATACCGCCAGGGTTTCGTCATCGGCATCACGTCGCTGTCCGGCTTCTTCCTCGGCCTGCTGCTGGGTCTCCAGCTCGGGCCGCTGTTCGCCCGACAGTTCGTGGATGCCGGCACCCGTGTGCTGATCTCGCTCGTGGCGATCTTCGGGCTGGCCGTGGTCGGGCAGGCGCTCGCCGGCTGGCTCGGCTCGCACCTGCGTAAGACGATCACCAGCGACGTGGGCAAACGGGTCGACGACGTGGGTGGGGCGCTGGTGTCGCTGTTCGCGGTGCTGCTGCTCGCCTGGCTGGTCGCGGTGCCGCTCGGCTCGTCCTCGGTGCCCTGGCTCGCCGCGTCGGTGCGGAACAGCGCGTTGATCTCGGTGGTCAACCGGGTCGTGCCGGAACAGGCCCACCGGTTGTCCACCGCGTTGGAGGACACCGTCGACACCGACGGGTTCCCGGACGTCTTCGGTGACCTCGCGCCCACCCGGGCCCGGCAGGTCGACCCGCCCGACCCGGCGCTGGCCGGTTCGCAGGTGGTGGTCAACGGTCAGCGGTCGGTCGTCAAGGTGCTCGGCTCCGCGCCCGGCTGCTCGCGTCGCATCGAGGGCTCCGGCTTCGTGTACGCCGACGACCGGGTGATGACGAACGCGCACGTCGTAGCCGGCACCCGCTCGGTCGCCGTGGAGTTGGGCGGTGAGCGGTACGACGGCAAGGTGGTGGTCTACGACCCGGACCGGGACCTGGCCGTCCTGCTGGTGCCCGGGCTACCCGGCCCGTCCCTACGGTTCGCCGCCGGCAACGCCGGCAGCGGCTCGGACGCCATCGTGCTGGGCTTCCCGCTGGACGGCCCCTACAACGCGCAGTCGGCGCGGATCCGTGACGTCGACAAGATCAAGGGGCCGGACATCTACTCCTCCGGTGACGTCACCCGGGAGATCTACACCATCCGGGCGCTGGTGCGCAGCGGCAACTCCGGCGGCCCACTGCTGTCCGCCAACGGCCTGGTGCTCGGCGTGATCTTCGCGGCGGCGGCCGACGACCCGAACACCGGCTTCGCGGTGACCGCGGCCGAGGCTCGCCCGGTGGCGTTGGCCGGCGCCGAACGCAACCGGCAGGTCGCCACCGGCGAGTGCACCTGA
- a CDS encoding CoA pyrophosphatase has protein sequence MTRRPPEWIEPLLTRLGTARAEDFTRLATPAEGGRESAVLVLLGEQPGAGPDVLVLQRAATLRTHAGQPAFPGGAADPEDADVRATALREANEEVGLDPTSVTVLAELPKLWIPVSDFVVTPVLAWWHDPHPVHPREPAEVAHVARLPVSELVDPANRLRVRHPSGWIGPAFSARGMLVWGFTAGVLATLLEMGGWARPWPRDRVVELPPSGATPAPSAGTDEADETALR, from the coding sequence GTGACCCGTCGACCACCCGAATGGATCGAGCCGCTGCTGACCCGGCTGGGCACCGCCCGCGCCGAGGATTTCACCCGGTTGGCCACCCCGGCCGAGGGCGGCCGGGAGAGCGCCGTGCTGGTGCTGCTCGGCGAGCAGCCCGGTGCCGGCCCCGACGTGCTGGTCCTGCAACGCGCCGCCACCCTGCGTACCCACGCCGGCCAGCCAGCCTTTCCCGGCGGCGCGGCCGACCCGGAGGACGCCGACGTGCGCGCCACCGCGCTGCGTGAGGCGAACGAGGAGGTCGGCCTCGACCCGACGAGCGTGACCGTCCTCGCCGAGCTGCCGAAACTGTGGATCCCGGTCAGTGACTTCGTGGTCACCCCGGTGCTGGCCTGGTGGCACGACCCGCACCCGGTGCATCCCCGGGAGCCCGCCGAGGTGGCACACGTCGCCCGGCTGCCGGTCAGCGAGTTGGTCGACCCGGCCAACCGGCTGCGGGTCCGCCACCCGAGCGGCTGGATCGGGCCGGCGTTCTCGGCACGCGGGATGCTCGTCTGGGGCTTCACCGCCGGGGTGCTGGCCACCCTGTTGGAGATGGGTGGCTGGGCGCGTCCGTGGCCGCGCGACCGGGTGGTCGAGCTGCCGCCGAGCGGGGCGACCCCGGCGCCGTCGGCGGGCACCGACGAGGCTGACGAGACAGCCCTACGCTGA
- a CDS encoding redoxin family protein: MNRRLALLVLPLLLVVAGCTAGTADDDPAPRPAAAERPSPFRDCATLATAPTPTSPGSGTPTPSTPGSDPTAPAAGGPALPDLTLSCFTGGAPVALRSVAGPAVINVWASWCPPCRKELPAFQRLSERAAGQFQVVGVNSRDSRSGAQSIGEDFGVRFPILVDQGEALQRELKRNAMPLTLFVDTDGRIRHIDATGALDDAQLAKLVRQHLGLTVPA, from the coding sequence GTGAACCGCCGTCTCGCCCTGCTCGTCCTGCCGCTGCTGCTGGTCGTGGCCGGCTGCACCGCAGGCACTGCCGACGACGACCCGGCTCCCCGCCCGGCCGCCGCCGAACGACCCTCGCCGTTCCGCGACTGCGCCACGCTGGCGACGGCGCCCACGCCCACGTCACCCGGTTCCGGCACGCCGACCCCCAGCACGCCTGGTTCCGACCCGACGGCCCCTGCCGCCGGTGGCCCGGCGCTGCCCGATCTGACGCTGTCCTGCTTCACCGGTGGCGCCCCGGTCGCCCTGCGGTCCGTCGCCGGGCCGGCGGTGATCAACGTGTGGGCGTCGTGGTGCCCGCCGTGCCGCAAGGAGTTGCCCGCCTTCCAGCGGCTCAGCGAGCGGGCCGCCGGTCAGTTCCAGGTCGTCGGGGTCAACAGCCGGGACAGCCGCAGCGGCGCCCAGTCCATCGGTGAGGACTTCGGCGTCCGGTTCCCGATCCTGGTGGACCAGGGCGAGGCGCTGCAACGCGAGCTGAAGCGCAACGCCATGCCCCTGACCCTCTTCGTCGACACCGACGGCCGGATCCGGCACATCGACGCCACCGGCGCGCTCGACGACGCCCAACTCGCCAAGCTGGTTCGCCAGCACCTCGGCCTGACGGTGCCGGCGTGA
- the nth gene encoding endonuclease III: MTSSPPVASETDLGRTRRARKIGRVLTETHPDAHCELDHSNALELAVATILSAQCTDKKVNEVTPKLFARYPSAAAYAAADRGEMEELIRPTGFYRNKTDSLLKLGQALVDRYDGQVPGRLVDLVTLPGIGRKTANVILGNAFDVPGITVDTHFQRLVHRWRLTSETDPVKIEHAVGALYPKREWTMLSHRIIFHGRRVCHARKPACGACTLAKLCPSYGAGPTEPAAAAKLLKGPRARDLAVAAGVDPDLVPAQAVAAEVP, from the coding sequence GTGACCAGTAGTCCTCCCGTCGCCAGCGAGACCGACCTCGGGCGCACCCGCCGTGCCCGCAAGATCGGCCGGGTGCTGACCGAGACGCACCCCGACGCGCATTGTGAACTGGACCACTCCAATGCCCTGGAGTTGGCCGTCGCCACCATCCTCTCCGCGCAGTGCACGGACAAGAAGGTCAACGAGGTCACGCCCAAGCTCTTCGCCCGCTACCCGAGCGCCGCGGCTTACGCCGCCGCCGACCGGGGCGAGATGGAGGAGCTGATCCGGCCCACCGGCTTCTACCGCAACAAGACCGACTCGCTGCTCAAGCTCGGGCAGGCCCTCGTCGACCGGTACGACGGGCAGGTCCCCGGCCGGCTCGTCGACCTGGTGACGCTGCCCGGCATCGGTCGCAAGACTGCCAACGTGATCCTCGGCAACGCCTTCGACGTCCCGGGCATCACCGTCGACACCCACTTCCAGCGGCTGGTCCACAGGTGGCGGCTGACCAGCGAGACCGACCCGGTGAAGATCGAGCATGCGGTCGGCGCGCTCTATCCCAAGCGCGAATGGACCATGCTGTCGCACCGGATCATCTTCCACGGGCGACGGGTCTGCCACGCCCGCAAGCCGGCCTGCGGGGCGTGCACACTCGCGAAGCTCTGCCCCTCGTACGGCGCCGGGCCGACCGAGCCGGCCGCCGCCGCCAAGCTGCTCAAGGGTCCCCGGGCCCGCGACCTCGCGGTAGCCGCCGGGGTCGACCCGGATCTGGTGCCCGCCCAGGCGGTCGCCGCGGAGGTGCCGTGA
- a CDS encoding CapA family protein, with amino-acid sequence MYAPAPLASRPRRRVAPCLAALLAALLVAGCSDAGGEAPVWQPGAGGGGTGAPVATAEPGATGPAASGAGGAISLSATGDIIMGNAPSRLPAAGGKGFFTSVTEALKADLVMGNLEEPLTVDTGTGKCGANSTRCFQFRAPPEYAAHLRDAGFDVLNQANNHGYDYGPKGYENTQKALEKYDLKHTGAPDQITVVDVKGVKVAIAGFSSYVWSNSLVDIAKAKTVVAKAATMADLVVVQVHMGGEGAEKTRVKPGTEMFLGENRGDPVKFSHAMIDAGADLIVGHGPHVLRGMEFYQGRLIAYSLGNFAGGGNSLSNDGRLGWGGVLKVSLKPDGGWAGGSFTSTYMNDAGKPTMDPNKRGLGLVTELSSADFPKGGARLDGQGKISPPAAG; translated from the coding sequence ATGTACGCTCCCGCCCCCCTCGCGTCCCGCCCGCGTCGCCGCGTCGCCCCATGCCTCGCCGCACTGCTGGCCGCCCTGCTCGTCGCCGGCTGTTCCGACGCGGGCGGAGAGGCTCCCGTCTGGCAGCCCGGTGCCGGCGGGGGTGGCACCGGCGCTCCGGTGGCCACGGCCGAACCGGGCGCGACCGGGCCTGCGGCCTCCGGTGCGGGCGGCGCCATCTCGCTCTCCGCCACCGGCGACATCATCATGGGCAACGCGCCGAGCCGGTTGCCGGCCGCCGGTGGGAAGGGCTTCTTCACCTCGGTCACCGAGGCGCTCAAGGCCGACCTGGTGATGGGCAATCTGGAAGAGCCGTTGACGGTGGACACCGGCACCGGCAAGTGCGGGGCCAACTCCACCCGCTGTTTCCAGTTCCGTGCGCCGCCGGAGTACGCCGCACACCTGCGCGACGCCGGCTTCGACGTGCTCAACCAGGCAAACAACCACGGGTACGACTACGGGCCGAAGGGCTACGAGAACACCCAGAAGGCGCTGGAGAAGTACGACCTGAAGCACACCGGCGCTCCGGACCAGATCACCGTGGTCGACGTCAAGGGCGTGAAGGTCGCGATCGCCGGCTTCTCGTCGTACGTCTGGTCGAACAGCCTGGTCGACATCGCCAAGGCGAAGACGGTGGTCGCCAAGGCCGCCACCATGGCCGACCTGGTCGTGGTGCAGGTGCACATGGGTGGTGAGGGAGCGGAGAAGACCCGGGTAAAGCCAGGCACCGAGATGTTCCTGGGCGAGAACCGGGGCGACCCGGTCAAGTTCTCCCACGCCATGATCGACGCGGGTGCCGACCTGATCGTCGGGCACGGGCCGCACGTGCTGCGCGGGATGGAGTTCTACCAGGGGCGCCTGATCGCGTACAGCCTGGGCAACTTCGCCGGCGGCGGCAACTCACTGAGCAACGACGGTCGCCTCGGCTGGGGCGGGGTGTTGAAGGTGTCGCTGAAACCGGACGGCGGTTGGGCTGGCGGCTCGTTCACCTCGACGTACATGAACGACGCCGGCAAGCCGACGATGGACCCGAACAAGCGGGGCCTCGGTCTGGTCACCGAGTTGAGCAGTGCCGACTTCCCGAAGGGTGGCGCCCGGCTCGACGGGCAGGGCAAGATCTCGCCGCCCGCCGCCGGTTGA
- a CDS encoding adenosylcobinamide amidohydrolase, translating to MLSDPTLTSRAEDGRDIPLLVWRADVPLRAVSSGPLGGGIGVRRWVLNATVPMSYDRGDPAAHLAALAADLALDGPGVGLLTGVHVGEVVARTDTGVRAWATVGLGTPVLAAAPTPAGLVQRVGTVNIVVYVPARLADSALVNAVATATEAKTQSISELGLPATGTPTDAVTVLCPLDGPEAAYGGPRSTWGAPLARAVHAAVLAGGSRVVVPWSEQHTG from the coding sequence GTGCTGAGCGACCCGACTCTGACCAGCCGTGCCGAGGACGGGCGAGACATTCCGCTGCTCGTCTGGCGCGCGGACGTGCCTCTGCGGGCCGTCAGCAGCGGCCCGCTGGGCGGTGGTATCGGGGTCCGGCGCTGGGTGCTGAACGCGACCGTACCCATGTCGTACGACCGTGGTGACCCCGCCGCGCACCTGGCGGCCCTCGCCGCCGACCTCGCCCTCGACGGGCCCGGGGTCGGCCTGCTGACCGGGGTGCACGTCGGCGAGGTGGTGGCGCGGACCGACACCGGGGTCCGGGCCTGGGCGACGGTGGGGCTCGGCACGCCGGTGCTCGCGGCCGCGCCGACGCCGGCCGGGCTCGTCCAGCGGGTCGGCACGGTCAACATCGTGGTGTACGTGCCGGCCCGGCTCGCCGACTCGGCACTGGTCAACGCGGTGGCCACGGCGACCGAGGCGAAGACCCAGTCGATCAGCGAGCTGGGACTGCCCGCAACCGGCACCCCGACCGACGCGGTCACCGTGCTCTGCCCGTTGGACGGGCCGGAGGCCGCCTACGGGGGGCCGCGCTCCACTTGGGGTGCCCCGCTTGCTCGTGCGGTGCACGCGGCGGTGCTCGCCGGGGGTTCCCGGGTGGTTGTGCCCTGGTCGGAGCAGCACACCGGCTGA
- a CDS encoding Crp/Fnr family transcriptional regulator — MDEVLARSGIFQGVDPEAAEALAKEMETIEVRKGEIVFNEGEPGDSLYILLSGKIKVGRRAADGRQNLIAVMGPSDMVGELSLFDPGPRTATATAVTDTRLVRLRKQALRPWLNNRPEIAEQLLRVLARRLRRTNDSLADLIFTDVPGRVAKNLLQMAGRFGTRDGGVLRVTHDLTQEEIAQLVGASRETVNKALADFASRGWLRLDGKSIIILDPERLARRARV, encoded by the coding sequence ATGGACGAGGTACTGGCCCGCAGCGGGATCTTCCAGGGTGTCGACCCGGAAGCTGCCGAGGCGCTCGCCAAGGAGATGGAGACGATCGAGGTCCGCAAGGGCGAGATCGTCTTCAATGAGGGCGAGCCCGGTGACAGCCTCTATATCCTGTTGTCCGGGAAGATCAAGGTTGGTCGCCGCGCAGCGGACGGCCGGCAGAACCTGATCGCGGTGATGGGGCCGTCGGACATGGTGGGTGAGCTGTCGCTCTTCGACCCTGGTCCGCGTACGGCGACCGCCACCGCGGTGACCGACACCCGGTTGGTGCGACTGCGCAAGCAGGCGCTGCGACCGTGGTTGAACAACCGCCCGGAGATCGCCGAGCAGTTGCTCCGGGTGCTCGCCCGTAGGCTGCGTCGGACCAACGACTCGCTCGCCGACCTGATCTTCACCGACGTGCCGGGTCGGGTCGCCAAGAACCTGCTCCAGATGGCTGGACGGTTCGGCACCCGCGACGGTGGCGTCCTGCGGGTGACCCACGACCTCACCCAGGAGGAGATCGCCCAGCTCGTCGGCGCCTCCCGGGAGACGGTCAACAAGGCCCTGGCCGACTTCGCCTCGCGCGGATGGCTTCGGCTGGACGGCAAGAGCATCATCATCCTGGACCCGGAGCGCCTGGCCCGCCGCGCCCGCGTCTGA
- a CDS encoding metallophosphoesterase family protein → MVNRVAVLSDIHGVLPALEAVLAEPDVAAADLIVLTGDIAAGPQPVEVLDVLAGLGDRVCWVGGNADRELVEARAGKPASIEVSNWAAGQLRDDQVARLATLPATATFAIDGLGPTLFCHATPRDDEEVVLVDSRMSRWAEVFAGLPAEVTTVVCGHTHMPFTRLVDRRLVVNPGSVGMPYGGAGAWWAFLGPGVELRRTAFDVDAACAQVAAESTFPDAAAWADEYLRSQHSDADALAVFGPRDGR, encoded by the coding sequence ATGGTGAACAGGGTTGCTGTGCTCTCCGACATCCATGGCGTACTCCCCGCGTTGGAGGCCGTGCTGGCCGAGCCGGACGTCGCCGCCGCCGACCTGATCGTGCTGACCGGCGACATCGCGGCCGGCCCACAGCCGGTCGAAGTGCTGGACGTGCTCGCCGGGCTGGGTGACCGGGTCTGCTGGGTGGGCGGCAACGCCGACCGTGAGCTGGTCGAGGCGCGAGCCGGCAAGCCCGCGTCGATCGAGGTGTCCAACTGGGCTGCCGGGCAGCTCCGCGACGACCAGGTGGCCCGTCTCGCGACCCTGCCGGCGACGGCGACGTTCGCGATCGACGGTCTCGGGCCGACCTTGTTCTGTCACGCCACCCCTCGGGACGACGAGGAGGTCGTGCTCGTCGACTCCCGGATGTCGCGCTGGGCCGAGGTGTTCGCCGGCCTCCCGGCCGAGGTCACGACGGTGGTCTGCGGCCACACGCACATGCCCTTCACCCGACTGGTGGACCGCCGCCTGGTGGTCAACCCCGGCAGCGTCGGCATGCCGTACGGGGGTGCGGGCGCATGGTGGGCATTCCTTGGGCCAGGCGTCGAGCTGCGCCGCACCGCCTTCGACGTGGACGCGGCGTGCGCTCAGGTGGCAGCGGAGTCGACCTTCCCCGACGCCGCGGCCTGGGCCGACGAGTACCTGCGCTCCCAGCACAGCGACGCCGACGCCCTGGCCGTCTTCGGCCCCCGCGACGGCCGCTGA
- a CDS encoding TetR/AcrR family transcriptional regulator, with protein MPPTSTRVPQQERSRATQARLLEATVDCLIEHGWSGTTTTVVAARAGVSRGAQLHHYPTKAALVTAAVAHLAERRAAELRTEAEAMPAGPQRLDRVIDLLGVAFTGPLFVAALELWVAARTDRELRDALVPLEATVGREMHRLTVALLGVDERRPGVREAVQATLDLLRGLGVANLLNDDSARRTALLATWKRQLATLLTP; from the coding sequence GTGCCTCCCACATCGACGCGAGTGCCTCAACAGGAACGCAGCCGCGCCACCCAGGCCCGGCTGCTGGAGGCGACCGTCGACTGCCTGATCGAGCACGGCTGGTCCGGCACCACGACCACCGTCGTCGCCGCCCGGGCCGGTGTCTCGCGCGGGGCCCAGCTGCACCACTACCCGACGAAGGCCGCCCTGGTGACGGCCGCCGTGGCCCACCTCGCCGAGCGGCGGGCCGCCGAGTTGCGCACCGAGGCCGAGGCGATGCCGGCCGGTCCGCAGCGCCTCGACCGGGTGATCGACCTGCTCGGCGTGGCTTTCACCGGGCCGCTGTTCGTGGCCGCTCTCGAACTCTGGGTCGCCGCCCGCACCGACCGGGAGCTTCGGGACGCCCTGGTGCCGCTCGAAGCGACGGTCGGCCGGGAGATGCACCGACTCACGGTTGCCCTGCTCGGCGTCGACGAGCGTCGACCCGGCGTCCGCGAAGCGGTGCAGGCCACCCTCGACCTGCTGCGCGGGCTCGGGGTGGCCAACCTGCTCAACGACGACTCCGCCCGCCGTACCGCCCTGTTGGCCACCTGGAAACGCCAACTCGCCACCCTGCTCACGCCCTGA